The Pedobacter frigiditerrae genomic sequence CGGAGAATCTAAATAATAACAATAAGCACCCATATATCTACATTCTTCAGCATTTTTACTTGCTGGGTAGGTCTCTGCAAACTCTTTAAACTTGTAACGTGCTGTTGTATAATCCTTTAATCGATATAAAGTAAAAGCGTAATAGTAATTTAAATCTTCTGCTTCTGCAGTTCCTCTATATTTTTGTGCCAAGCCTTCAAACAAAATTAAAGCCTTAGAATAATCCTTCTTGTTGTATAATCTAATACCTTCTTGGTATTTTTTGGCAACATCATTACTTAGGCGCAATTTTTCAAACTTGCTTTTACAGCCAGCTGTGCCCAATAAAATGATGGTAAAACTTAAAATAAGTAAGTGTTTAATTTTAAACATTGTGCAAAGATAAGGTAATAATACGATAACGTCAATTAAAAATAATTACCGCTAAGCTAAATAAAGCCTTTCAAGCCGTCAAACACTTAACAATTTTTAACATACACTACACTTAGAAAGACAAACTGAAGCAATACGGCGCTTTAATATTTCATTCCTACCATAAAGACATAAATGGTACTTATCGCTAGAACGCTAGTTTTTATTCACCCTTTCCTTTCTTACATATTTCCAGACTTTGTTTTCCAGAATGTCTCCTACATATATATTACCATACTTGTCTGCAATAACATCATGGAACCATCCTTTCAGGCCAACAGCTTTAAATTCCGCCTTGCCAAATTGATCAACAATTGAACCATCTATATTTATAATGAAAACATTTGATCCATTGTGTTTTAGTCCAAACCATGAAACTTCATCATCAACTGCAATTAGTTGTTTGCTCACTTCATTATAATATACGGCGCAAATATTCCCAAATGCCTTGTTCTTAATTTCCCTTAAAAACTTCCCTTTATCATTAAAAACTTCAATTCTCTTATTTTCTCTATCTGCAACGTAAACGTTTCCATTTTTATCGAGTGTTATCGAATGCGGTATATTAAACTCTCCAACACCCATTCCTTTTTTGCCCCATTCTAAAAGATATTTCCCTTTTGCAGAAAACTTAACAATCCTGCTGTTTCCATAACCATCACTAA encodes the following:
- a CDS encoding peptidyl-alpha-hydroxyglycine alpha-amidating lyase family protein, with product MKYKFLYCVCFLSLLVSCNGGDKKPVRYEMVKEWSPISNLKIGNPTGIGVDSNQNIFIFHRANREWPLIGAMPSDFIKEQTIIVLNRNGKLLNSWGENQFLMPHGLTIDEKDNVWVSDVGLHQIFKFSKDGKLLMTIGVAKVVGSDALHFNRPTDIAIAKDGSFYVSDGYGNSRIVKFSAKGKYLLEWGKKGMGVGEFNIPHSITLDKNGNVYVADRENKRIEVFNDKGKFLREIKNKAFGNICAVYYNEVSKQLIAVDDEVSWFGLKHNGSNVFIINIDGSIVDQFGKAEFKAVGLKGWFHDVIADKYGNIYVGDILENKVWKYVRKERVNKN